The genomic DNA AGGATTTTGTGAAATGACCCTAGGTTGGGCTTGGCAGGTGTTTTCTCCTGATGGGACTGGGATGGTGATTTTGGAAGATCACAGAGAAGTGAGGGAGGTACCTTCTCATTGTGTCACGTGAAGGGCGCGTGCTATCCAAGCGTGGGCTCACTGGCCAGAGGTGATGTCTGAGACGCATCTCCCCTGCCGCCTTGCCGCCTTGCTGTATTCCCTCTTGTGGTCTGTTCTTTAGAAGGGAGTCACCAAGTCCCACCCACCTTCAAGGGGAGGGGAGTTAAGCTCCCCCTCCTGGAGGGAGGAATATCGaatttttgtggacatatgttaaAGCCACCACCATGGTTTGAAGGGAGATTCTTTGAGGCTGTGCAGATTTCCTGTTTCTCCTTAAAGTTTCACCTGCTAACTTCAGCATTCTTCTGTGGATCCTGGCTGAGGCCGTTATTACTGTGGTGTTCTAATgatgattttctatttccctcaTTCCTCTGTATTTATGATTTATTAATTAGAATTCTATAAGGAACATTTGTCCCTTTTCCCTCATTTATTTATCTCGTcaaccatttatttttatctttattttttgttggttttttttttgagacagggtctcactctgttgcccaggctggagtatagtgacaccatcttggctcactgcaacctctgcctcccagattcaagcaagtcgtacctcagcctcccaagtagctgggattataggagtgcgccactacactcggctcgtttttgtattttttgtggagatgggatttcgccatgttgcccaggctagtcttgaactcctgacctcaagtgatgctcctgactcagcctcccaaagtgctggaattacaggtgtgagccaccacgcctggcccaactATTTGTTTATATCACAGTGAACTTGTGGGTATTTACCTTATTCTTTGAAAGGACATATGGTCATCTTTTTGCCTTATTTCCCAgttttagataatttttctttttttttttgagacggagtctcgctctatcgcccaggctggagtgcagtggccagatctcggctcactgcaagctccgcctcccgggttcccgccattctcctgcctcaacctcccgagtagctgggactacaggcgcccgccacctcgcccggctagttttttgtattttttagtagagacggggtttcactgtgttagccaggatggtctcgatctcctgacctcgtgatccgcctgtctcggcctcccaaagtgctgggattacaggcgtgagccaccgcgcccggcgataatttttctaatatatgtaaaGGTGTTCTGATGTAGGACagtcaaaaagagagagagaagtccaCCACACTGGATATTTTCTGGAAAGATCACCAAAACCTCATCCTTGGAGACTAGGGTATCTGGGGGCTTAAATGCCTGCtatggggctgggcgcagtggctcacacctgtaatcccggcactttgggaggccgaggcgggcagatcacaaggtcaggagatcaagaccatcctggctaacatggtgaaaccccgtctctactaaaatactaaaaatacaaaaaattagccagacgtggtggcgggcgcctgtaatcccagctacttgggaggctgaggcaggagaatcgcttgaacctggaaggcggaggttgcagtgagccgagatcgcaccactgcactctagcctaggtgacagagtgaaactctctaaaagaaaaaaaaaaaaaaaaaaaagcctgctagGGGACTGCAGTAGAAATACCTGCGAGAACAAAAATGAGAAGTCCAAGACTGAAGTGCACGTCTCAGAGTCCTAACCACATCCCCCCTTGAGTGTGAACTTGTGCAAACCACACCTCTTcggtcctcagtttccccagagaTAAGATGAAGATGTAGGTGCTGGTTGACTCAagattagtggttctcaaactctagGGTGTGTTAGAATCCCCTGGAGGGCTCCACAAAGCCCAGATTGCTGTCTCCACCCACAGACCTTccgattcagtaggtctggggtgagaCCCGATGATTGACATTTCTAAAATGTTGCCACgggctgttgctgctgctgctggcccagAGACCAGGCTTTGAGTCTGGGTGATCTCTAAGAAGCCCTAACAGTTGTGGACTTAACGATGATTCAAATGACAAAATCTTTGGACCTGGCTGTGAAGAAGTCCCCTAGGCCCTGAAAACCCAGTGGAGAGTTGTGCAGAGGACACTGTAAGATTGCTGCATGCTGCACCTGGCATCGAGGGCCTGTGAGACCCAGCCACTGCCCAGGGAGGGTCAAAGGCTGGGTAAGGCAGagaagcccaggctggaatctGGGTTCCACTCCTTaatagctgtgtggccttgagcaagtgactgacttcctgcctcagtttccctacctaTGAAAAGAGGATGGTACTTAACATGACCTGGCATAGAGAAAATGCTCAATGAGTATTTATTGCTcctggggtcttgctttgtctctggAGTGAGTGGTGCtgtcctagctcactgcagccttgagctcctgggctcaagcaatcctcccacctcagcctcccaagtagcacaccaccacgctgatttttttgttttggtttggtttggtttttttagagatgggatcttgctatgttgcccaggctggtccgaaactctggcctcaagcagtcctccagccttagcttcccaaagtgctgggatatctGATCTGCGTTACAACTCTATGAGGCTGTGGCCATCACCATTGCCATTTCCAGACGAAActagccaccatgccccgccaaagtcattagtttttttctctttcttttttgaaatagaaatggggtctcactatgttgcccaggctggtcttgaactcctgggctcaagtgatcctcctgcctttatctcccaaagtgctgggattacaagtgtgagccacagtgcccagctcagggtcattattttttattgagcgTGTCCAGTGGGAAGAAATGACAGTGGTAAAGTGATACCTCTTTCTAGAGCATGTCCATCCACCCTCTGCCACAACGCTACCCAGCTTGGAGTCCCATTTGCCAATGTCAAGCCCCTCACAAAACGCATCACAGATTATGagaaaaattcaatataatttattaaatagattCCAAGGGCTCCCGCAGGGAGCATTAACAACTTTTAGTacaataaatatcaataaattaaCATAGCTGCCACCTCCTGCCCTCACAAAGGTATCATAAGTAAGATTTAAGCCTCCtgaagaaaaacattccataaatACCAAGACTAATAACAATAACCTAATGTTTTTCAAGGTAATTCACAAATTTACATCTCAGCCCTCCCAGGACTAGCCCATCTGAGGGGTCACTGAGATTATTCACTGGAAAAATGTACTTAAGGAATCACAGCAGAGTTCCCACACTTAGCTGTCAGTCATCTTTTTAAGGCTCCTTAAGTTCCTGccattccaaaaggaagagaTGGCCTTAAGTGGTGGCCTGCTGGGCTCCAGAAGTCAACGATTTTAATGCAAGGTCCATGCACTCTGAAAACTGTTGAGAAATAGTCAGGATGAAGCGTTTACATTCATGGGTGTCTGTTGGCACAGAAATGTTTGTTTCTGGTGCATCTTGAAATATGAGTTTGTCGAGGTGCTCTATGATCTCATCAATAACAGATTTGTTGTCTAACTCTCTGATTGTCTTGAGATATGCCCGGATGGCTGGGCTGTGGATGATGTTTGGCGGCTGGGCGTCAGGGGTAAGACACGGCAGCGTGTAATTCTGGGACACGAGCACCCCCTTGTCTTCCTTCACCTGTGGAATGAGGAGAAATGGTGAGTGCTGGGTTTGCAATAACAGCTGCAAGTCCTGACAGTGAATGTTTGCATGCTTCCTCCACAACCCGCCTGGTGGATATATTTATCTGATCAATGTCACAACCCTATGAGGCTGTGCTATCAGTAACCCCATTTCCAGATGAAACTAGAGCTTAGGTGGCTGCAGTCCTGAAGCCTGTGCTCAGAACCACTGACCCATCcagctgaggcctccccagccttccaGAACCCACTCTCAGGTGCTCAGGGTGGTGGAAACTGTAGCACATCTGGCCTTCCATGGACTTCCGCCCTTTGTACTCTGTGTTAAAGCCACGTACGCCCCACTTAGAGAGGATAGTGTTAGGCTTGTCCAGAAAGGCATCCAAGATACAGGGGAGAGTTTTCCCAAACAAACCAAGGAGTCTAGAccactccctccctgccctctttCTAAGGACTAACTGTTTTTGAGTCAGACCAAATTGCCAGCAGCACCTCATCAACCTGAACTGCCCAGTCATCTTTGGTTGGTAACAACCTCTGCCTTTTATAAAAGCCAAGGCTAAAGTCTAAATGCCAAGGCAGATGAGAAGGGTAATGCCAATTTCATGaattgcttccaagtttgggtatttgtttgtttgatcaAAGctatcttggctgggcacagtggctcacgcctgtaatcccagcactttgggaggccgaggcaaacggatcacttgaggtcaggagttcgagaccagcctggccaacatggagaaattctgtctctactaaaaatatgaaaattagccaggtgtggtgacatgtgcctgtactcccagctactcgggaagctgacacaggagaatcgcttgaacccatgaagcagagtttgcagtgagccaagatcacgccactgcactccagcctgggtgacagagtgagactctatctcaaaaaaaaaaaaaaaaaaaaagccatcttctCCTGTCTAGTTGCCCCCATCGCTTCCTGGCATAGCCACAGCCCTGGCTTCAGGTCTGGAGAGATGAACCTCTTCGGAGGGCAATGGAAGGCATTTTAAAGAAATCGTTTAGAAAAGAAATCTCTAGGGCACTCACATCTTTCAAAAGCATCTTCGAAAGGGACTGTAATTCCTCGACTATTTTCTGTATATCACTTGGTTGTAGGAAATGGACGGGCAACGTGTGGGAGGTCagccagcctcccaggcagcagaGCAGAAACAGCACAGACGTCGCGGGGCCTGGAGAGAGAACGATGCCGTGAATGCATGCATCACACACCCCTGTCCACCCCGGCTCCCCCTGCAGCTGTGCTGAGCCAACCCTGGGGGCAGTGCTTCCAGAATCTTCCTGGTGAGATAAGATGATGCCCAAGACTCCGGAAGCACCAGGACCAGCGAGCAATACCTGAGTGAGAGGCCATGGCGAGAGAGAGCAAGGCCAGCTTCGGTGGGGGCTTCTGGAGCCAGATGTGTTCGCCATGGCTGCCTGGAGATATATAAAGGGCCAGGGTGAGGAGGAAGAGCAGTCAGCGTCCCGCCCATGGCAAAACCATTTACTCAGCTTTTCTCCAGAAAACACACAAAGTTCTGCTGGCCACGGCTGAGTGAAAGGGCTGAAAGGAAATGCTGAGGTTACCCTCAAGGTGGGCAGATGCCTgactcagacacacacatacttcacaaaaagacacatgcatgcatcttTGCCTTTCTTCGTGGAAGGAACCTGTTGATTTGACTAGACAAACTTTCGAAGCCCAGGGTTGACAGACACAACCGTACCACCAAGGAGCTGGTGacttccaggagttcaaggccagcgcCCACAGGGAATTTCTGGGGAGGAAATGCGAATCTGGCGTGAGATGTGCGGAATGCGGTATCTCTGGAAATTTCTGCAGTATATGCCCACGCCGGTGTGCAGGGACAGCCCCGTAACTGCTGTGAGTGTGGTGGGTCAAAGGCTTCATCTCAACTCCGTGTATCCTTGGACATCACTGGACTCTCCATCGTGCCTCTGCAATCTCAGGGCCCAGAACCAGAGGCTGTGCTCCAGAGTTATTGCTTGAAATCCttgttcatatcttttttttttttttttttttttttgagatggagtcttgctctgtcactcaggctggagtgcagtggcctgatcattgcaacctccgcatcccgggctcaagaaattctcatgcctcagtctcagcctcccaagtagctgagactacaggcatgtgccaccatacccagctaatttttgtatttttagtagagatggtgtttcaccatgttcgccaggctggtcttgaactcccgacctcaggtgatccgtacacctcagcctcccaaagtggtgggattacaggcgtgagccaccgcgcccagcctgcccggctaagttttaaaattttttcgtagagacagggtttcaccatgttgcccaggctggtctcaaacttctgggctcatcctgccaccttggcctcccaaagtgctgagattacaggcatgagcgactgcacccggcctccttaTTCATATTTTAGTGCCAGCTTTGATCAGGCCCTTTTCTAGGGTATTGGGAATAGTGGCGAAGAAGTTAGACAGGGTCCCCGCCCTTGTGGGCCCGGCATTGCAGTGGGCCGTGGCAGACAATAGCAACAACATTCATAAATAAGCTAGAAGGCACTGCTACAGTTGGAGAGTGACGGGCGGGATACTTTTAGTCAGGTGATCAGCAAAAGTCTctctgagaggtgacaacattgAAGCAGAGACTGAAAGACAAGAAGGAGCCGGTCCTGCGAAGACCTGGGAGAAGAGTGTTCCAAGGCGACAGGACAGGAGTGCAAAGTCCTCAGGCGAAAATGAGCTCGATGCTGTTCCTAGAACGGGAAGAGGGTCATGGCAGCCTCGGTGACGAGAGAGGACAGGAGGGTGGTGGGGAGGCGGGCTGTGGCCCCATCACAGAGGCCTGAGGCTGGGAAAAAGAGCCTGGGTTTATTCCACATGTGACGAGGCAGTGCTGGACCGCTTTCAGTAGGGAAACAAAGGATCGgatgcactttatttttttcttttcttaattgttttgtcttttgttttttttggagaggtctcaaggccatcctcccaccttggcttcccaaagtgctgggattacaggcatgagtcaccatgcctggccctgaggcactttatttattattagtagtagcatttttttttctttttgagacagagtctcactttgtcacccaggcaggagtgaagtggctcaatctcagcttactgcaacctccacctcccatgttcaagcgattctcgtgcctcagcttcctgagtagctgggattacaggcatgcaccaccatgcctggctaattcttgtatttttagtagagatggagcttcaccatgttgggaTGAGGTCAGTCTGGGCGGCCATAGAACCCAAGATGCACAGAGGGGACACACCAGGAAGCCCTCCCACCCATCCTCCCAAGTCCCCCTGCCGCCAGCCACCACTGACTTTTTCTTTACTTCCCAAACCACCACAATATGGCTTTCACCACCCCACTAATTTAATCAAAATCCTCTAGCAGAGTCCATGGAAGGCATGACCTTCATCCGCAGGTGTTTATTGCCATAATTATGTTGCATTgcatggcaaaagggattttgtAGGTATGGTCACGGTTACTATTCAGTTTACCTAAAATAGATTTTCCTGGGTTCCCTGGGCCGCCCCAACACAATCCCACAAGCCCATCAAGCAGAAGAGGAGGTCAGAGGGATTCCGAGCGAGAGAAGAGCTCACCTGCTGTTGCTGGCTTGAAGATGGTGGGGGCAGCGTGGAAAGCACGAGAAGGAAATAATTTGGTCAATAACCactgagcttggaagtggatgcTGAGACCTAAATGAGAACCCTAGCCAGCCAGCACCTTTATTTTAGTTCAGTGAGTTCCTGAGCAAATAATCTATCCATGGCATGCTAGACTTTGACCTACAGATgctatgagaaagaaaatgtgtgtgtgtgtgtgtgtgtgcgtgtgtttaatagacaggattttgctctctcatccaggctggagtgcagtggtatgatcacagctcactgcagccttgacctcccagactcaagtagCCCTCttaccctagcctcccaagtagctgggactataggcctccaccaccatgcctggctaatttttgtattttttgtagcgatggggtctcaccatgttgcccaggctggtgttgaactcctgggctcaggcaatcccacctcaccttcccaaagtgctgggatcataggcacgagccactgcacctggccacatgtgtggttttatttatttatttattattttgagatggagtatggctctgttgcccaggatggagtgcagtggcatgatcttggctcactgcaacctctgcctcctgggttcaagcaattctcttgtctcaatctcccaagtaactgggattacaggtgcgtgccaccatgcctggctcatttttgtattttttgtagagatggggttttaccatgttggccaggctggtcttgaactcctgacctcaagtgatccacccaccttagcctcccaaagtgctaggattacaggtgggagccaccacgcctggctgcatTTGTGGTTTTAAACTGCTGTTTGTgatatttgttatggcagcaatagagaACTAATACAGTACCCAGAGACCACATGTTGTCAGCCTTCCCGGGGTTTCAGCCTTCATTTTACATAACCCATCTATAGCATGAAACATTGCCAACCACTTCCACTTTCCTGACAACCTCTTGTTCCTCTCCTAAAACAACTTCATCCTGATCCATTTtgcccctctccccagctccatGGACTCCACCCGTGATCTGGATTCCTCATACTTTAGTGTCTGTCTCCTTCACACTCCAGACCTAAATGTCCACCTCAATGTCCCACTGATACCTCAAAATCAGCATGCACAAAGGTGGGCGTGAGAACAGGGTAATAGTGACAGTGGAGATGAAGAGGTGTGGATGGATTGTAGAAATGTTTAGGAGGGAAAATACATAAGAggtgacttttttgttgttgtgttttgttttgttttgtttttgagacagcatctcgctctgtcacctgggctggagtgcagtggcacgatctcagctcaccacaacctctacctcctgggttcaagcgattctcctgcctcaacctcctgagtagctgggattacaggtgtgagccaccacacttggcctttttttttttttttttgtatttttagtagagatggggtttcgccatgttggccaggctggtcttgaactcctgaccttgtgattcacctgccttggcctcccaaggtgctgggattacaggcatgagccatggtgccaggCCAGAAGTAGTGTTTGATTGGATATGGGGATAGTGGAGAGCAAAGAGTTGAGGACAACTTCTAGGTTTTTGGTTTGGGCAGCTGGAAGAATGACACTGGTACAAACTGAGAGGATTACAGGCCTAAGGCCTTTGGGGCTTGGGTGAGGTGATGAATTCTAGCTCTTTGCTTGTTGGTtggctggttttgttttgttttgttttgttttctttaagaggcaaggtctcactctgtcacctaggctagagtgcagtggtgtgatcacagctcactgcagcctcaaactcctaggctcaagagatccttctgcctcagcctcctgagtagctggggctacaggcacacagcacaccaccatgcctggctaacttttgaattttaactttttgtagaattaagatcttgctctgttgcctaggctggtcttgaactccggggctcaagcaatccacccaccttggcctcccaaagtgctgggactataggtgcgagCCACACACCCGGCCTGATTCAGCTTTTGACATAGTGAATGGGAAGCGTTATGGATGCTCAGCTGAAGACATACAGCAGGCCATCGGACGTGTGCATCTGGAGCGTGAAGGAGGGAACTACAGACGTAAATGTGGGTGCCATCAAGGTATTGTGGCAGATAAAACTATAAGCCAGTAAGAGACGAGCAGTGTGAGGTGTGGAAGTCAAGCATGGAGCCCTGGGACATGCCTCCATTAACAGGACAAGGAGAAGATGATTTAATCTAGAACATGGAGAAGGCActctcaagagaaaaagaaggctgggcgcggtggctcacacctgtaatcccagcactttgggaggccaaggcaggcagatcacgaggtcagaaggtcgagaccatcctggccaacatggtgaaaccccatctctactaaaaacacaaaaaattagccaggtgtggtggtatgtgcctgtagtcccagctacttgggaggctgcggcaggagaattgcttgaacccagaaggcggaggttgcagtgagctgaaatcgcgccactgaactccagctcggtgacagagtgagactccatctcaaaaaaaaaaaaaaaaaaaaagagagagaaagaaaagtaaccaGAAACACATGCTGTCATGGAATAAGATGAAAAGTAGTTTTTCAAGAAGGAGGAAATGGTTGGCATCATCAAAAGCCACGAAGAGGTCAAATAAGATAAAGGCTGCGGAGATTCACTAGATTGGGCAACATGAGGTCACAGAAATTTTGCTGGGAGAGTTTGAATAAATTGTTGGTGTGGCAGTTATATCGTGGTGGTTTGGGAAGTGAGGAAAAAGTGagcataggccaggcatggtggctcacacctgtcatcccagcactttgggaggctgagtcaggtggaacacctgaggtcaggagttcgagatcagcctggcaaacatggtgaaaccccgttctactaaaaatacaaaaattagctgggcatggtggcggggcgcctgtaatcccagctactcgggaggctgaggcaggagaatcgcttgaacccaggaggtggaggttgcagtgagtcaagattgcaccactacattccagcctgggcgacagagcaagactccgtctcaaaaaaaaaaaaaaaaaaaaaaaaaaagaaaaagaaaaagtgagcatAGATCACTATGTCAAGAAGCTTGGATGAGAAGGAAGAGATAAGAGACAGTGGTGGCTGCAGGGGGACTTGGGATGAAGGGTGGAAGGACTTCCTGGCTGGGCCCATTCTGTGCATCTTGGGTTCTGTGGTCCGCCCAGACCTGACCTCATTCCTGAGCTCTTACTCCTAACCAATGGCTGATTTGACAGAGTAGATGCCCATTGGCATCTGGACCTTAACTTGTTCCAAACAGGATGCTTGATTTCCCCTCtcagtcttctcttccttcactGCACATTGTCCATCTGTTGCTCCATTAAAATCGCAGGAGCCATGTCTGTGATTCATCTCCTTGATTTATTTATATCACTATGGActcaaagatatttattttattctttgagagccaggcatggtggctcacacctgtgatctcagcactttgggaggctgaggtgggtggatcacttgaggtcaaaagttcgagaccagcctgggcaacatggtgaaaccctgtctttactacaaatacaaaaacagccaggcgttgtgatgcatgcctgtagtcacagctactcagaaggctgaggtgggaggaccacttcaGCTCAAGAGGTCCAGGCTTCAGGGACCtgtgatcacgctactgcactgtagcctgggtaacaaagtgagaccctgtcccccccgccccaaaaaaaggatattttctttttcgaAAGGACACATGGTCATCTTTTTGCCTTAACTCCCtgttttggataattttttttttttttttgagacagtcttgctctgttgcccagactggaatgcagtgacatgatcttggctcactacaacctccgcctcatgagttcaagcaattctcctgcctcggcctcccaagtagctgggtttataggcacatgccaccatgcctggctaaattttgtatttttagtagagacaggatttcaccatgtttgccaggctggtctcgaactcctgacctcaggtgatccacccacctcagcctcccaaagtgctaggtttacagggatgagccaccatgcccaacctaatttttctttttttttcttttttgagacagagtctcgctctgtcgcccaggctggagtgcagtagcacgatctccactcactgcaagctccacctcccgggctcatgccattctcctgcctcagcctcccaggaatagctgggactacaggcgcctgccagcacgcccagataattttttatatttttagtagagatggggtttcaccgtgttagccaggatggtcttgatctgctaacctcgtgatctacccacctcgacctcccaaagtgctgggattacagggtaaACCACCGCTGCCAgccacccagcctaatttttctaATAACAGTAAAGTTGTCCCAATATCGTatagttaaaaagaatgagagatgTTAATGTGTTCTT from Papio anubis isolate 15944 chromosome 9, Panubis1.0, whole genome shotgun sequence includes the following:
- the IL31 gene encoding interleukin-31, which codes for MASHSGPATSVLFLLCCLGGWLTSHTLPVHFLQPSDIQKIVEELQSLSKMLLKDVKEDKGVLVSQNYTLPCLTPDAQPPNIIHSPAIRAYLKTIRELDNKSVIDEIIEHLDKLIFQDAPETNISVPTDTHECKRFILTISQQFSECMDLALKSLTSGAQQATT